Proteins co-encoded in one Methylobacterium sp. WL1 genomic window:
- a CDS encoding MFS transporter, which yields MAQAIPSYLIAAALPPIMREAGVSRAAIGYLSLLFLPLVLKFLWAPLIDRVRPFARAHRAGWVVMTQVGVIGCILAMLPLGPTNVPGIIGVGFLAALLIATQDIATDGYAVKRLRPEDRAIGNAIQGGSVALGVVVGGTLSLVLYHHVGWTGMLLSAAAFSVPPLLAAFAMREGAPETGATALRPSIRAFLRRPDVHTILWVALTYRVSEGLVKAMEGAYLVDAGVPLDKIGYLSGVSAMTAGLAGSGVAALLVRRYGTAATLGLLGGLRTLCFALFTAHAFGAVVGLWPLFGAAGFQTLIRYMEIVALYSLFMAVSSAEQPGTDFTILACAQLVVYLVGSLISGKLADLLGYGALFGLATLLSGLATVATVRLLGTGRASQATG from the coding sequence ATGGCGCAGGCGATCCCCTCCTACCTGATCGCCGCCGCACTCCCGCCGATCATGCGCGAGGCCGGCGTGTCCCGGGCGGCGATCGGCTATCTGAGCCTCCTGTTCCTGCCCCTCGTGCTGAAGTTCCTCTGGGCGCCGCTGATCGACCGGGTACGGCCCTTCGCGCGGGCGCACCGGGCGGGGTGGGTGGTGATGACCCAGGTCGGCGTGATCGGCTGCATCCTCGCGATGCTGCCGCTCGGGCCCACCAACGTGCCCGGGATCATCGGCGTCGGCTTCCTCGCCGCGCTGCTGATCGCGACGCAGGACATCGCCACGGACGGCTACGCCGTGAAGCGGCTGCGGCCGGAGGATCGCGCCATCGGCAATGCCATACAGGGCGGCTCGGTCGCCCTCGGGGTTGTGGTCGGCGGGACGCTGAGCCTCGTCCTCTACCATCATGTCGGCTGGACCGGGATGCTGCTGAGCGCGGCGGCCTTCTCCGTGCCGCCGCTGCTGGCCGCCTTCGCCATGCGCGAGGGTGCGCCCGAGACCGGCGCCACCGCATTGCGGCCCTCGATCCGGGCCTTCCTGCGGCGGCCGGATGTGCACACCATCCTGTGGGTCGCGCTCACCTACCGGGTGAGCGAGGGGCTCGTGAAGGCCATGGAGGGCGCCTACCTGGTCGATGCGGGCGTTCCCCTCGACAAGATCGGCTACCTGTCCGGCGTCTCGGCGATGACCGCGGGGCTCGCCGGCTCCGGCGTCGCGGCGCTGCTGGTCCGCCGCTACGGCACGGCCGCGACCCTCGGGCTGCTGGGCGGGCTGCGGACCCTCTGCTTCGCCCTGTTCACGGCGCACGCCTTCGGGGCCGTGGTCGGCCTGTGGCCGCTGTTCGGCGCGGCGGGGTTCCAGACCCTGATCCGCTACATGGAGATCGTGGCGCTCTACAGCCTGTTCATGGCGGTGTCCTCGGCGGAACAGCCGGGCACGGACTTCACGATCCTCGCCTGCGCGCAGCTCGTGGTCTACCTCGTCGGCTCGCTGATCTCGGGCAAGCTCGCCGACCTCCTCGGCTACGGCGCCCTGTTCGGGCTCGCGACGCTCCTGTCCGGCCTCGCCACGGTGGCGACCGTCCGGCTGCTCGGGACGGGCCGCGCCAGTCAGGCCACCGGATGA
- a CDS encoding TonB-dependent receptor, whose amino-acid sequence MRTIRLVAILGAGTALAGPARAETAAPVVALDEISVTATRAPRRIEDVPQSVQVVDRDQIRQQLALTSSPSAVLSKLVPGFSVPNGTISSASESFRGRNLLVLIDGVPVNTPLRDVSRILNLIDLNSVERIEVVAGASSLYSAGATGGTVNFITRRPTDGAPVVTVNTAIRTFTADPVHGVAPETSISVTGKVPDGVDYAFTGSGRFATRTFDGKGRELPSDGQLGQGGADRFQLGNINLRLGYDLDLTKRVEFGLTQILLNQDPRYLTDYSGSFARPDYARSYIGLPVAEDTRSLYLRYTDRDTPLGSFSILGFYNDINKRFNYSQFAYPANPFVTYSFIPTAPTSLANQTALATERGGINLTLDTDLSALLPGLKLTWGSDIISESTRQRARDGSDVFTPLQQNSYAGFALLQLPIGERLTVRAGMRYEHFDLDVAGFTRPTTFAASAARNVLGYSTFVLPALNVTGGTFSYSAPTFNGGATFNLLPGIDLYGGFSQGYALADIGAFTRRAGLSLAYACPITRPFCLPAGTTIAYSSIAPQAQIVNSYDFGVRGRSGIFSGSLGGFVSTSDDGTTFDPLTNKLSQQKEMIYGVEFTGNAQVTEQLNLGTVLGYREGRYDTNKDGRLDSYLPNNRIGAPFHGTLSGTYLFANGVSLRVEGEGFSGRDARIDLIGTRFRLKDAFTVNAAVGAPLAGGELYASVDNLFDRAYWNPTATSVRNLTVFGLGRTVTVGYRRTF is encoded by the coding sequence ATGCGTACCATTCGTCTCGTCGCGATCCTCGGTGCGGGGACCGCCCTGGCCGGGCCGGCCCGGGCCGAGACCGCCGCACCCGTGGTCGCCCTCGACGAAATCTCCGTGACGGCCACCCGCGCGCCGCGCCGGATCGAGGACGTGCCGCAGAGCGTCCAGGTCGTCGATCGCGACCAGATCCGCCAGCAGCTCGCTCTGACCTCGAGCCCCTCGGCGGTGCTTTCGAAGCTGGTGCCGGGCTTCTCTGTGCCGAACGGCACGATCTCCAGCGCCTCCGAGAGCTTCCGGGGCCGCAACCTCCTGGTGCTGATCGACGGCGTGCCCGTGAACACGCCGCTGCGCGACGTCTCGCGCATCCTCAACCTGATCGACCTTAATTCGGTGGAGCGGATCGAGGTGGTGGCCGGCGCCTCCAGCCTCTACAGCGCGGGCGCGACCGGCGGCACCGTCAACTTCATCACCCGGCGCCCGACGGACGGGGCTCCGGTCGTCACCGTCAACACGGCGATCCGGACCTTCACGGCCGACCCGGTTCACGGCGTCGCGCCCGAGACCTCGATCAGCGTGACCGGCAAGGTGCCGGACGGCGTCGATTACGCGTTCACCGGCTCCGGTCGGTTCGCCACCCGCACCTTCGACGGGAAGGGCCGGGAATTGCCCTCCGACGGTCAGCTCGGCCAGGGCGGTGCCGACCGCTTCCAGCTCGGCAACATCAACCTGCGGCTCGGATACGACCTCGATCTCACCAAGCGCGTCGAGTTCGGCCTCACTCAGATCCTGCTCAACCAGGATCCGCGCTACCTGACGGATTACAGCGGTTCCTTCGCCCGGCCCGACTACGCGCGAAGCTATATCGGCCTGCCGGTCGCCGAGGATACGCGCTCACTCTATTTGCGCTATACGGATCGGGATACGCCTCTTGGCAGTTTCTCGATCCTCGGTTTCTATAACGACATCAACAAGCGCTTCAATTATTCGCAATTCGCCTATCCAGCAAACCCGTTCGTCACCTACTCGTTCATCCCCACCGCGCCCACCAGCCTGGCCAACCAGACTGCGCTCGCGACCGAGCGCGGCGGCATCAACCTCACCCTCGATACAGACCTGAGCGCCCTCTTGCCCGGGCTGAAGCTGACCTGGGGCTCCGACATAATCTCGGAATCGACCCGACAGCGGGCGCGGGACGGCAGCGACGTGTTCACGCCCCTGCAGCAGAACAGCTACGCCGGCTTCGCCCTGCTCCAGCTGCCCATCGGCGAGCGGCTGACCGTGCGTGCCGGCATGCGCTACGAGCACTTCGACCTCGACGTCGCAGGCTTCACCCGGCCGACGACCTTCGCGGCCAGCGCGGCGCGCAACGTGCTGGGCTACTCGACCTTCGTGCTGCCGGCCCTCAACGTCACCGGCGGCACGTTCTCCTACTCGGCCCCGACCTTCAACGGCGGCGCGACCTTCAACCTGCTGCCGGGCATCGACCTCTACGGCGGCTTCAGCCAGGGCTACGCGCTCGCCGATATCGGTGCGTTCACGCGCCGGGCCGGGCTGTCCCTCGCCTATGCCTGCCCGATCACCCGTCCGTTCTGCCTGCCGGCGGGCACCACCATCGCGTATTCCAGCATCGCCCCGCAGGCGCAGATCGTGAACTCCTACGATTTCGGCGTCCGCGGCCGGAGCGGGATCTTCTCCGGGAGCCTGGGCGGGTTCGTGTCGACCTCCGACGACGGCACGACGTTCGACCCGCTCACCAACAAGCTGAGCCAGCAGAAGGAGATGATCTACGGGGTCGAGTTCACCGGGAACGCGCAGGTCACGGAGCAACTGAATCTCGGCACCGTGCTCGGCTACCGCGAGGGCCGCTACGACACCAACAAGGACGGGCGCCTCGACAGCTACCTGCCGAACAACCGCATCGGCGCCCCCTTCCACGGCACGCTCTCGGGGACCTACCTGTTCGCGAACGGCGTCTCGCTCCGGGTCGAGGGTGAGGGCTTCAGCGGCCGCGACGCCCGCATCGACCTCATCGGCACCCGCTTCCGCTTGAAGGACGCCTTCACGGTGAACGCCGCGGTCGGCGCGCCCCTGGCCGGAGGCGAGCTCTACGCCTCCGTCGACAACCTGTTCGACCGCGCCTACTGGAATCCGACAGCGACCTCGGTGCGCAACCTGACCGTCTTCGGGCTCGGGCGCACCGTCACCGTCGGCTACCGCAGGACCTTCTGA
- a CDS encoding GNAT family N-acetyltransferase: MTVRARIEAVTGTALNGWTGTSRHWAATGDDLVIESLPSDAGTARLLVSRGDNRIAEAELRDHADEAFLALNGSVGRHPADAAVVAALVEAAFQRCPEAGRLRVPGLGNAASLRALAAKTEGDPAAPDAVVERASFYQLPLLWLTAGTRAAYPLIRSQIGPQDRLPPLRPPQPNGSFYRRWLPHLGTTLSFRAIDRRHDLGLFHGWMNQKRVAYYWELAQSEAELDRYLADQENDPHLFGVIGSFDDVPVGYFEFYWAKEDRLGPYYDAEDFDRGWHGLIGNVAHLGRPKTLAWFRAITHYLFLDEPRTGRIMGEPRATHRKMLSYCGDAAYETLKEFDFPHKRAALVCCERKRFFREVPL, encoded by the coding sequence ATGACGGTGCGTGCCCGCATCGAAGCCGTAACCGGGACGGCGCTGAACGGCTGGACCGGGACGAGCCGCCACTGGGCCGCCACCGGCGACGATCTCGTGATCGAAAGCCTGCCGTCCGATGCCGGCACGGCCCGGCTGCTCGTATCGCGCGGCGACAACCGGATCGCGGAGGCTGAACTGCGCGACCATGCGGACGAAGCTTTCCTGGCGCTCAACGGCTCGGTCGGCCGTCATCCCGCCGACGCTGCGGTGGTGGCGGCCCTGGTCGAGGCCGCGTTCCAGCGGTGCCCGGAGGCCGGGCGGCTGCGCGTTCCCGGCCTCGGCAACGCGGCGTCCCTGCGCGCCCTGGCAGCGAAGACTGAGGGTGATCCGGCCGCGCCCGACGCGGTCGTGGAGCGAGCGTCCTTCTACCAGCTCCCCCTACTCTGGCTGACGGCCGGAACGCGGGCGGCCTACCCGCTGATCCGCTCTCAGATCGGGCCGCAGGATCGGCTACCACCGTTGCGACCGCCGCAGCCGAATGGCTCGTTCTACCGGCGCTGGCTGCCGCATCTCGGCACGACCCTGTCGTTTCGCGCCATCGACCGGCGGCACGATCTCGGCCTGTTCCATGGCTGGATGAACCAGAAGCGCGTCGCCTATTACTGGGAGCTCGCGCAGAGCGAGGCGGAGCTGGACCGCTACCTCGCCGATCAAGAGAACGACCCGCACCTGTTCGGGGTGATCGGCAGCTTCGACGACGTGCCGGTCGGCTATTTCGAGTTCTATTGGGCCAAGGAGGATCGGCTCGGGCCCTATTACGACGCCGAGGATTTCGACCGCGGCTGGCACGGGCTGATCGGCAATGTCGCGCACCTGGGAAGGCCGAAAACCCTCGCCTGGTTCAGGGCCATCACGCACTACCTCTTCCTCGACGAGCCCCGTACCGGGCGGATCATGGGCGAGCCGCGGGCCACGCATCGCAAGATGCTGAGCTATTGCGGGGATGCGGCCTACGAGACGCTGAAGGAGTTCGACTTCCCCCACAAGCGCGCGGCCCTGGTCTGCTGTGAGCGCAAGCGCTTCTTCCGCGAGGTTCCCTTGTGA
- a CDS encoding MFS transporter produces MLALVPVAAERTGLDAVAMGGVAFAGAVAFLVCAPAWGNAGIGWRLRRLFAALAALMALGHGLFALALTVPALPVAGALVLLVASRIAYGAGAAGVMPHAQAAVLGSVAETARPAALGRLGAGLSAGRILGSLAMGVGVFGTAVPLVALAASPLLLLAAPDLPGVSPGARPAGAHRGRVLRAAAPLMGIGFALTLGLGQIQIVLGLFLQQRYGLDAAGAAGLAGATFALVAVTMILTQLVLVPRLGPNLRSNLGVGLAGFAAGAGVIACAPAAWVAVLGTVVVGAGIALATPHYTAALVARLPGHAQAAAAGWLASVHVLGQGIGALCGGAAFRIAPALPFWTCAALGLALIVAAARLRPGDPRHPVA; encoded by the coding sequence GTGCTCGCCCTTGTCCCCGTGGCGGCCGAGCGCACCGGGCTCGACGCGGTCGCGATGGGGGGCGTCGCCTTCGCCGGGGCGGTCGCATTCCTGGTCTGCGCGCCGGCCTGGGGGAATGCGGGGATCGGTTGGCGTCTGCGCCGGCTGTTCGCGGCCCTCGCCGCCCTGATGGCGCTCGGCCACGGCCTGTTCGCGCTGGCCCTGACGGTGCCGGCTCTGCCCGTCGCTGGAGCCCTGGTGCTGCTCGTCGCCTCGCGGATCGCCTATGGGGCGGGGGCCGCCGGGGTGATGCCGCATGCCCAGGCCGCCGTGCTGGGGTCGGTGGCGGAAACGGCGCGCCCGGCGGCGCTCGGTCGGCTTGGTGCCGGTCTGTCGGCAGGGCGCATCCTCGGCTCGCTGGCGATGGGCGTCGGGGTGTTCGGGACGGCCGTGCCCCTGGTGGCTCTGGCGGCGAGCCCGCTGCTCCTGCTGGCCGCGCCCGACCTCCCGGGCGTCAGCCCTGGCGCCAGGCCGGCGGGAGCGCATCGCGGCCGCGTTCTGCGCGCGGCCGCGCCGCTCATGGGGATCGGCTTCGCCCTGACCCTTGGCCTCGGCCAGATCCAGATCGTGCTCGGCTTGTTCCTGCAGCAGCGCTACGGCCTCGACGCGGCGGGCGCTGCGGGTCTTGCCGGCGCGACCTTCGCGCTCGTCGCGGTGACGATGATCCTGACGCAACTCGTCCTGGTGCCGCGCCTCGGCCCGAACCTGCGGAGCAATCTCGGCGTCGGGCTTGCGGGCTTCGCCGCGGGTGCAGGCGTGATCGCCTGTGCTCCCGCCGCCTGGGTCGCCGTGCTCGGGACGGTCGTGGTGGGCGCCGGCATTGCCCTGGCGACCCCGCATTACACCGCCGCCCTGGTCGCCCGGTTGCCCGGGCACGCCCAGGCCGCGGCTGCCGGCTGGCTCGCGAGCGTCCATGTGCTCGGCCAGGGGATTGGAGCCCTGTGCGGCGGAGCGGCCTTCCGGATCGCGCCCGCGCTGCCGTTCTGGACCTGCGCGGCCTTGGGCCTTGCTCTGATCGTTGCCGCCGCGCGGCTGCGCCCGGGCGATCCCCGTCATCCGGTGGCCTGA
- a CDS encoding IucA/IucC family protein codes for MVEADISCADVASQVSARSFLNCLMREWAGWTLAIAEPREDDPTRRTVRIPLPSRASVIEIAVTHVSSVGQHMFRLPFRELRTGEPPRIMAFAAFAAAVANEPAIVGTATPQAAPTFLRRLFQSLATIEDILVRAPAPGIFLSRDPSFREAERALRFGHSVHPTPRSRDEFTMADSRAFAPEYGRGFPLRWWSAAPEAVVQGSSRAMSAADLCAGLAAEDPGFDPTILAACKGRVLLPVHPWQAARLALDPEIDVLFRAGRLRDHGHAGGPWYATTSLRSLYAPGARFMLKHSLSLRLTNSLRLIKSVECARGLVVDGVLNGPVGAEIAARWPCFHVLGEPAYLALRGADGGVLPQTLVALRDNPFRGADERPAAVLAALCEIYPDGRGSGLADTILRIAGRESAEGAGAVETVALRWFERFLAVTVGPILEIQCALGLLFGAHQQNLVLELADGWPVRTYFRDCQGTGFVREFLPALREAAPGLDLEAGHLLTSAEAARIMAYYLVVNSVFAVIGAIGIAGLAPEDALTGAMRRFIEALAGKDLRDKTCLRLLLDAPALGSKGNFQICFRNLNENTDVTDPLASYVDLPNPLAAPSARAGAKP; via the coding sequence ATGGTCGAAGCCGACATCTCATGTGCCGACGTTGCTTCTCAGGTATCGGCGCGCAGCTTCCTGAACTGCCTGATGCGGGAATGGGCCGGCTGGACTCTGGCGATCGCCGAGCCGCGCGAGGACGATCCGACGCGTCGCACGGTGCGCATTCCGCTGCCGAGCCGGGCTTCAGTGATCGAGATCGCGGTCACCCATGTCTCGTCCGTCGGCCAGCACATGTTCAGGCTGCCGTTTCGCGAGCTGCGCACGGGCGAGCCGCCCCGCATCATGGCCTTCGCAGCGTTCGCGGCAGCGGTCGCGAACGAACCGGCCATCGTCGGAACGGCCACCCCGCAGGCCGCGCCGACCTTCCTGCGACGCCTTTTTCAGAGCCTCGCCACCATCGAGGACATCCTCGTCCGCGCCCCGGCACCGGGCATCTTCCTGAGCCGCGACCCGAGCTTCCGCGAAGCCGAGCGCGCGCTCCGGTTCGGCCATTCCGTGCACCCGACCCCGCGCAGCCGGGACGAGTTCACGATGGCCGATTCCCGCGCCTTCGCGCCGGAATACGGTCGGGGCTTTCCCTTGCGCTGGTGGTCGGCCGCGCCGGAGGCGGTCGTCCAGGGTTCCTCGCGGGCTATGAGCGCGGCGGACCTCTGCGCGGGCCTCGCCGCGGAGGATCCCGGCTTCGATCCGACGATCCTTGCCGCGTGCAAGGGCCGCGTGCTCCTGCCGGTCCATCCCTGGCAGGCCGCCCGGCTCGCGCTCGATCCCGAGATCGACGTCCTGTTCCGCGCAGGCCGCCTGCGCGACCACGGCCATGCCGGCGGGCCCTGGTACGCAACCACATCGCTGCGCAGCCTCTACGCACCCGGTGCGCGCTTCATGCTCAAGCATTCGCTGAGCCTCAGGCTCACCAACTCGCTGCGCCTCATCAAGAGCGTCGAGTGCGCGCGCGGCCTCGTCGTAGATGGGGTGCTGAACGGCCCGGTCGGCGCCGAGATCGCCGCGCGCTGGCCGTGCTTCCACGTCCTTGGCGAGCCGGCCTATCTCGCGCTGCGTGGCGCCGATGGAGGCGTGCTGCCGCAGACGCTCGTGGCGCTGCGCGATAACCCGTTCCGCGGGGCGGACGAGCGGCCGGCCGCAGTGCTGGCCGCTCTCTGCGAGATCTATCCCGACGGGCGGGGCAGCGGGCTAGCCGACACGATCCTGCGCATCGCCGGCCGCGAGAGCGCAGAGGGAGCCGGCGCGGTCGAGACCGTCGCCCTACGCTGGTTCGAGCGCTTCCTCGCCGTCACGGTTGGGCCGATCCTCGAGATCCAGTGCGCGCTCGGCCTGCTGTTCGGCGCGCACCAGCAGAACCTGGTCCTCGAACTCGCGGATGGCTGGCCGGTCAGAACCTACTTCCGCGACTGCCAAGGTACGGGTTTCGTGCGTGAATTCCTTCCGGCCCTCCGCGAGGCCGCCCCTGGGCTCGACCTTGAGGCCGGGCACCTCCTGACCTCCGCGGAGGCTGCGCGGATCATGGCCTACTACCTCGTGGTCAACAGCGTCTTCGCCGTCATCGGAGCCATCGGCATTGCCGGACTAGCGCCGGAGGACGCCCTCACCGGGGCCATGCGCCGCTTCATCGAAGCGCTCGCCGGGAAGGACCTCCGGGACAAGACCTGCCTGCGCCTGCTGCTCGATGCCCCGGCCCTGGGCAGCAAGGGCAACTTCCAGATCTGCTTCCGCAACCTCAATGAGAACACCGACGTGACCGACCCTCTGGCGAGCTACGTGGACCTTCCGAACCCGCTCGCGGCTCCGTCCGCCCGGGCAGGCGCCAAGCCATGA